The Patescibacteria group bacterium region AGCGATTATATAGAGCACGGAATTATGAATAAAGAATTATGAATTATGAATAAAATCAAAAACCATTATTCATCGTTCACTATTCATTATTCACCTAATAATTTCTCCCACCAGTTGACCTGTTTTGGCGGCAAGCCGAGTTTTCCCCGGATCTCTTTTTCTTTTTGGTCAAACGCTTCTTGGCCCAACTTTTCTATTTCGTCAACCCGGCCAAACTCAAAAGTGGTAATATGCGACACGTATGGTTTGATGACAATCAGATTTTCTATCGACTGATATTTTTCATCTTTTTCCCCGCCCATCATTCCCATTAGCGCGTTTAAAACCTGAAATATCTTCCAGTGCAACAGATAACGCTCTTGCGAGATCGCCCGCTCAACCTCAGTATGATGACTTCTAACATCCACGCCAATAACAATATCAGCGCCCATCTCAAAACAAGCATCCACCGGAAAATTATTCACAATGCCGCCGTCAACCAGCAAATCGCCTTGGTTTTCTATCGGCGTAAAAACAATCGGCAGACAGCTGCTTGCCAAAACCGCTTTTTTTAAATTGCCTTTGCTTAAACGCAGTTCTTTGCCGGTTTTTAAAGATGTTGCCACGGCACAAAATTTTATCCCTAAATCTTCAATCTCTGTCTGGCCAAGATGCTTTGATAAAAATGCTTCAAACTGGTCAAGAGAAAACAATCCGCCTTTGTCTTTGACTGAACCAATTACTTTCCTGATAGAGAGAAATTTGCGCCATTGCTTTTTTCTGGCAATCTCTTCAAGAATTTTAAAATCTTTGCCAGCGGCATACCAAGCGCCGACCAAAGCGCCCATGCTCGTGCCCGCCAAACAATAAAAAGACAGCCCGAGCTTTTCCAGCTCTTTAATTGCGCCAATATGAGCAAAACCCTTAGCTCCGCCGCCGGACAAAGCTAAGCCAATCTTTAAATTTTTTTTTGTCATCTTAACAGCAGCTGTTCAATCTTTGCTAGCTGAACTTCGTAATTATTCAGCGCTTGCAGTAATTTTAGCAGATTTTCATCACTGTCAACTGAAGAAAACTGGGAAGAAATTTTGTCCAAACCGGCTTTTATTTCAAGCAGCTGCTGATAAAATTCCTGTTCTTGCCCGGGTGCCGGAGAAACATTAAGCTCTCCCGAATCACTAATCTCAACCGACTGAGTTTCAAGTTCCAAACTCAAATTCTGGCTAAACTGAAGAGCCAGAGCTTCCTGTTTGTTTTTCAGCCGGGACAAGAACTCAACGAGTCTTTGCAGTTTTTTCTCATCTTGGCCAAAAACCTGATTCTGAATTTCATAATCAAGAATCTTCAAAGAAGCAACTTCCTGAATAAACTTAGAAAGGTCATTGGCCTGGATAAAGCTTTGATACTGCTTTACTTCCGAAGCTAATCCCTGCAAAGAAGAATTTATCTCTTCCAACTTGCTTTCCAAAGCAAGCAGATAATCAAGCGTCTCGCCGTTCTCGTAATCAACAATCTGCAACAGTTCTTGTTGAATGGCGTTTATCTCCGAATTATAACCTTCCAGGGCCTGCTTTAATTTTTCTTCGTCAAGGGCGTTATTTTCTTCCAAGATCTTGATTTCGGTTAAGCGATTATTGGCAAACTTAATCCTTAGCTCGGCTCTTGATTTCGGGTCATTTTTGCTGATTTCCAACTGAAGTTTTTCACCAGCTAACTTAACCGGATAAAAAATCGTTCCCGGTGAAACCTGCTGAATTGCTAAAACCATTCCCCAGCTAAGACCAAAGATAAAAATAAAACTGAAAACCGCCGCCAAGCCGGTTTTAATAAATTTAAACCAAACAAACTTTGGTTGAGGGGCAAAACTTTTTTCCAGATTAACCTTGGTTTTCAGAACCCGGCCAAAGCTTTCCAGATAATCAAAATCCGGCTGAATCTGATTCAGATTTTTAAGCTGGTCAATTATTCGTTTTTCTTCCTGATTAAACATGGTTTCATTATTTCATTGCTATGCCCTTCTACCAATTTACTAATCAGTGCTAATAATACTAATAAGATTGATTGGTAGATATTAGTAATGATTCGTAAATTAGTAAGATTCCATTGAAAATTGGTAATTGGGAATTAGGAATTGGAAATTTATTTAGGTTTATTGTCTGCTTGGGTTAAAGATTTTAACGCCCGATGAAGCCCGACCCTGACCGCACCCTTTGATTTGCCAAGAATTTTGGCGATTTCATCAATTTCTAAACCATCAACAAACCTCATTACCAGCAAAGCTTTCTCTTTTTCACGAAGCAGATCAAGCTTAACCATTAAATCCCTAAGCTCTTCTTTAATAATCAGCTTTTGTTCGGCTTTGGCATCAACTTCCAACTTAAGCTCTTGGTCTGCTAAATCCTGATCTAAACTGATAATCTTTTTTCTTGACCGATACCAATCAATCACCAAATTATTCGCCGCCCGGTAAAGAAACGGTTTTATTTGGCGGATTTTTCTGCCTGATTTAAGATACTCCCAGGTTTTAAGAAAAACCTCAGCGGTCAAATCATTAGCTTCCTCCTTTAACGAGACTCTTAGAAAAATATGCTTCCAGATTAAAGGAGAGTATTGGTCATAAACCAAAGAAAACCCGCTGACCCGGTTTAAATCCACACTCTCTTTATTTTCTGGAAAATTGCTTTTTTGAGCCTTCATAGATTAAGACGAAAAACCCTAAAAAAAGTTACCAAGTATAAAGTGGTAAGTATTAAGCAATAATTGCTTTATACCTTATACTTTATGCTTACTACTTAAAATCTAAGGTATTTATCCCATTTTTTGTAAAGTTCCGCAGTGGCAAAAACATCGTTCATGCAGTATTTGGCTATTTCAAGTCTTTTGCCTCGGTAAAAATATTCAGTCACTTTCTCGCCGCTAAGCTCTTCTTTAGGCGAATTAATCCCAAAAGCCCGGGCCCAAAAATGCAATCCCAAAGCATTGTATCTGGCGCCGTAAAAACTTAATTGGTCAAACAAATCGATATGAACTACGCTGGTTGGCTGATAGCTAAGATAGCGATTATGCATCAGGTTTTTGGCTGGCCGGATTCCATTAACAGCTGACCTAACCATCAAAACCGGCAGGTCAAAGCCCCGGCCGTTAAAAGTAATAAATTCCTCATAAGATAAAGCTATCTGCCAAAACTTTTCCAAAAGTTCTTTTTCACTTGTTATTGGCTGGTATTCAATTCCTTTTTCCTGAATTGCTTCTCCGGCTTTTTCAGCTAAATATAGGGCTGTGCCCTTCTCGGTATCAGGATTTAACATTCCAATTGCCACAATCTTGGATGTTTCCGGATAAAAAGACAGCTGGGTTCTGAACAGCTCCAGCTCCTCTTCTGTTTGGGCCCTTTTTTTAAACCGCTGGTCTAAAAGCTCTTTTGAAGTCTCGTCTAAATCTTCAAACTTCTCCCCGGCGGTTTCTATATCAAAAACTAATTTATTCATATTGGGTTACTAATATACTAATCATTACAAATCTACAAATTACATGAATGCAATGCTAATCTACAAATCTTATGCCAACCTGCTTGTCGCAGGCAAGTCTACAGATTGCGAATGATTTTTCATTTTTTATTAGCAATTCGCTGATTAGCATTAAATTAGCAGATTGGCATCATTTATATCTGCTTCAGCCATTTTTCGTTTTCCCATTCCCACAAACGTTTGGCGGCTAAAAATGCTTGGAAATCAGACTCAAAATTCTCCAAAGCTTTCAATTCCCACTCACCCAAAACCTCTGACCACTGGTGAACGCAGTTTTTGTCAAAACCATTTTTGATTTTTTCCCGGCCGCCTTTGGTTCTTTTTTTCGCCCCGCAAAGTAAACAAACTTGCTGTTGATCAATTCTTAAAATCCAACGTTTTTTGATTGGTTGAGGCGACAGCTTTTCCCAAGGCTCTTTTTCCATCAAGGCGCCCATATAAGCCGAGGTTTGAAGATTATAATCCCGCCAGATTCCCGAAGAAGTTTTTATGTCCAAAACCCCGTACTCGCCATCAACCTCGCCCAGAACATCAACTGTGCCGGCAAAACTATGTTTTGGACTCCAAACTCTTTTTTCAATTTCCCCTTGGTCAATTTTAACTTGATGGACGGTTAAAAAATCATGAAACGCCTTGATTGCCGGCTCAATCTGTTCGTTTATCTCCGGAGTTTCGTTTTTCAGAATTGCCTCAATCGCATTATGAATCATTGTCCCCTCTTCTGCAGATTGGCTGGTCACTGACAAGGCGCTGCTGTAATCTTTGGCTTCAGCATAAAAATAAAGCAGGGCCGGCTTTGATTTGATTGAAACAATCGAGGTTACCCGAGGATACCATCGGCCGTCAATCAAATAGCCGCAAGCGTTCATAAAATCTTCAACAGTTTTGTAGTAATTCAGCATAGATAATTTCCAATTACCAATTTCTAATTTCCAATTTCTAAACTTTGAATAATCTCAATTCTAAACAGTTTTGGATTTTTAATTTGGGCTATTAAGATTTATTTAGGATTTGGGTATTAGAATTTGGGATTTTAATAATCGCTAATATTTGCATCTTCCCGCCAATGGCAGACAGACACGATTATTCCTCCAACAGAGTAACAACATAACAATGTAACAGTGGAATAATGAAACAATTTAATTCCCCGGCGGCGGGCCAGACGGCGGACTGATTATCGGCTTAAAAGCTGGCGGCGAAACCTGGGCTGCTGACGTTTTTTCAATCAAAGACATACAGTTTTTCAAGGCAAAAAAAAGCAAAAAATTAGCCAGAAAAGAAAGTCCAAAAGCAACAATCAAAACAATAATCAAAAATTGCTTATTCTTAAACATAAACTTATTATACAATTCCTAATTTCTAATTTCCAATTACCAATTAAATTTAGATTCTAGAATCTAACTTTTCTAGAATCTAAATTTAATCCGTTTTGTAAAAATCCTCTAACGGCTCCATCCCTTTAGAAAAAGCTGGGATATGTTTCTTTCTATCAATATATTCCTGAATATCCCCAATTTCTCGACGCAACTCTTCTTCTCGACCCAAAACTATGATACTGTCTCCGGAAGCTATCCCGGCATCACTACAAATTTCTAAATCTCGAAAAGTAATACATTCTAATAAAGGACCAGAATCACTCCAATTATTTATATTATGAATCCAAATGTCGGTCATTCGATGACCATCGAGATTCCAAACAAATAAAATATGATAATCACCCTCATTTAATCGTTCTTCGTGTTTTTGATAAAGCTGATCAAGATGATTTTGAATAGAATTATTATTTTGAGGGTCAAAAATATCTGTCAAAGGATTTTCATCTTTAACCGGATAAACTATCAAAGGAAGAGATCTCCATTTGTAAGTAAAAGGTTTATATTGTCTTGCTGTCATAAATTTTTAATAAAAGTCATTTAAAATCTAAACTTTATAAATTGAAAATTAGGAATTAGAAATTTTCTATACTCTTTTCTATTTCCAGCAACCGATTATATTTGGCTAATCGCTCACCTTGATAAAACGCGCCAAACTTGACAAAATCCGCTGAAACCGCAACCGCCAGATCAGCTAAATAATTGTCTGTGGTCTCTTGAGACCGGTGAGAAACCGCAATCTTTAAACCGCTTTCTTTTGCCATTCTGATGGTCTCAAAAGCTTCGGTTAGACTGCCGACTTGATCTGGTTTGATGATAATCCCGTTAATCATTTTCTTGCCCAAGATTTCTTTTAGTTTTCTTGGATTGGTCACAGTTAAATCATCGCCGACAATCAAGGTTTTATCGCTGATTTTATTAAAGATTTCCTGCCAGTACTTTTCCTGATTCTCTTCAGCAAACGGATCTTCTAAATAAACAAAAGGATATTTTTCAGCTAATTCTTGGTACCAATTCAGATAATAATCCGGGTCAAGGTTTTTAATGTTATTAGCCGCGGCATCAATCCCCCAATCAAACTGAAAATTATTCTGGTTTTTAAATTCTTCTGCCAAAGCAAAAACTTGGTCTTCTGATTTAAATTCCAGATCAAAACCGCCTTCATCGCCATAGTTGATTTTTCTGCCTTGTTTTTCCAGTTCAATTAAAAAAGAATCAGAGAACTTGTCTAAAATTTCTATTTGATTTTTGATTGGCTGGGATAAAGGAATAACTAAATGTTCTTGAATCGGCAAATTATTGTTAGCATGAACCCCGCCTTCAATCAGGTTATGTAAAATCCGCGGCGGTTTAAAAACCAATCTTCCTCCAGAAAAAATCTGGCGAAGATAAAGATAAAGCGGCTGGCCTGATTCAAGCGCTCCCAATCTGGTGCAGGCCAAACCAACGCCCAAGATTACATTGCCGCCCAAATTCTTTTTCTGCGGGGTCGCGTCATAATCAATCATTGTTTGATCAATTTTCTTTTGGTCTAAAACCTCAATCCCGGCCAACAACAAGGAAAGCTCTTCGGCTTTTAGGGCCGCTTTGTCTGGTGCTAAATATTCAGCTTCATATTTGCCTTCTGATTTGCCAAAAGCAACCATCGCTGAACCAGTTTTGCCCTGGTCATCTTCAACCTGAACACTGATGGTTTCAGAACTGCGAAACCCAAGAACTTTTTGAATCTGAACCTTTTTTATCTTGGCCACGGATTTTAAATCTCAATAAAGCCTGTCTCCTCCAGGGCGGGATCACGGTTATCATAAAAGTTTCTCTCCCAAGCATGTTTTTGAAGTTCTAACATCATTTTGGAAGAAAGTTTTCTACTATCTGATACGACAACATTATTCTTAACGTGTTCCAATTTCCTCATGCCAGAAATCACAGTAGAAACTGCATCAAACGAGAGGATATACCTCAAAGCCAGTTCGGGAATTGAGTTTACTTCTTTTCCTAAAAGAATTTTCAGATCGTTGATCCTCTTTTCTAATTCAACCAATCTTTCCCGATTGAAATATCGTCCGCGAAAATCTCCCTTTTGAAATACGGTCTTACTATTAATTTCCCCGGATAAACCACCCTCATCCAATGGCACTCTGGCGATTAAACCAATGTTTTTAGCCTTGGCATAAGGTAAAAGTTTTTCAGTTGGTTTTTGATGAAAAATGTTAAAAATAAACTGAACCGTTGAAATTAAACCAGTGTCTAAAGTCTTTAGGCAGTTGCTTGGCTGATAATCGTTTATGGAGATACCCCAATGTTTAACTTTGCCCTGTTTTGTGATTTTCTGGATCAACTCTTTCCACCAATCTTCTCTGACGAAATCGTCTTGCCAGACATGAAACTGCATCAAATCAATATAACCAACGCCCAATGATCTTAACGAATCGTTAACACTATTTTCAATCCTTTCTGGGGTAAAAACCTCCGTCATCGGAATATTTTTCCAAGCCGGCCACTTCCAATTAAGGGGTGCTATCTTAGTAGCAATTATTAACCTGTCTCTTTTACCTGAAAGTTTTAAAAATTTACCAATGAGTTCTTCGGAAGGATGTCTATCGGGAGCATCATCTGAATATCCATAGACCCACGCAGTATCAATAAAATTTCCACCCCTCTCAGTAAATTCAAAAAGGCACTTCAAACTTTCATTTAAATCAGCTCCGACCCACATATCCGGGTCGTTGGCTAACTGCCAAGTACCAAAACCTATTTCTGAAACTTTTAAGCCTGTTTTACCAAGAGTACGATATTGCATACTCACAAATTTAATTATCTGTTTTAGTCCAAATTGTTTTCCATTACTCTTTTGATTTTAGAGTCGGGAACAAAATTGTTTCTTTGATCGCCCAAGTGTTAGTGAAAAACATTGTCAAGCGGTCAATGCCAATGCCAATCCCGCCCAAAGGCGGCATGCCGTATTCCATTGCTTCTAAAAAATCTTCATCTACCTGCTGGGCTTCTTCTTTGTCTTTTCTGACAGTTTTGACATCCGTTTCAAACCTCTGCCTCTGTTCTCTTGGATCAGTCAGCTCGCTCCAACCATCGCAGATCTCTTTGCCGCCAATATAACCCTCAAACCTTTCTACCCAGTCTGAATCTTCAGACTTTTGCTTCGCCAAGGGAGAAACATCTTTGGGATAATCAAGCACCCAGGTTGGCTCAATCAGTTTGCCGGCAACCAAATGCTCAAAAATCAGGAAAATCAGCTGGCCTTTGGTTTCACCATCAATCAGCTCAATCTTGTTTTCTCGGCAGTATTTTTTTAAAAACTCCGGGGGGTGTTCTGCGGCATTAAAACCCAATACCTGCTTAATTGCTTCAAGCATAGTAATCCGCTGCCATTTTTTGCCAATATCAATAGATTTGTCTTCCACCTGAATTACTGTGCTGTTTAAAACTTTTTTAGCAATATGCTTAAACAAGCCCTCGGTCACATCCATCACCTGATGATAATCAGCATAAGACTGATAATACTCAACCATCGTAAATTCAGGAAAATGGGTCTGGTCAATTCCCTCGTTCCGAAAATCTTTACAGATCTCATAAACTTTTTCATAACCGCCAACAATTAAGCGTTTGAGATAAAGCTCATCGGCAATTCTTAAATAAACATCTTGGTGAAGCGCGTTCAGATGAGTTTTAAACGGCTTGGCATTAGCCCCGCCATAAAGCGGCTGGAGCGTCGGCGTTTCCGCTTCCCAAAATCCCAAACCGTCTAAATACTCCCTTAAGGCAGAAACTATTTTTGTCCGCAGATTAAATCTCTCCCTGACTCCGGGATTTAAAAGCAGGTCCAGGTATCTTTTCCGGTAGCGCTCTTCAACATCTTTTAAGCCATACCATTCGGTTGGCAAGGGCCTTAAAGATTTAGA contains the following coding sequences:
- a CDS encoding patatin-like phospholipase family protein; this encodes MTKKNLKIGLALSGGGAKGFAHIGAIKELEKLGLSFYCLAGTSMGALVGAWYAAGKDFKILEEIARKKQWRKFLSIRKVIGSVKDKGGLFSLDQFEAFLSKHLGQTEIEDLGIKFCAVATSLKTGKELRLSKGNLKKAVLASSCLPIVFTPIENQGDLLVDGGIVNNFPVDACFEMGADIVIGVDVRSHHTEVERAISQERYLLHWKIFQVLNALMGMMGGEKDEKYQSIENLIVIKPYVSHITTFEFGRVDEIEKLGQEAFDQKEKEIRGKLGLPPKQVNWWEKLLGE
- a CDS encoding DUF5667 domain-containing protein → MFNQEEKRIIDQLKNLNQIQPDFDYLESFGRVLKTKVNLEKSFAPQPKFVWFKFIKTGLAAVFSFIFIFGLSWGMVLAIQQVSPGTIFYPVKLAGEKLQLEISKNDPKSRAELRIKFANNRLTEIKILEENNALDEEKLKQALEGYNSEINAIQQELLQIVDYENGETLDYLLALESKLEEINSSLQGLASEVKQYQSFIQANDLSKFIQEVASLKILDYEIQNQVFGQDEKKLQRLVEFLSRLKNKQEALALQFSQNLSLELETQSVEISDSGELNVSPAPGQEQEFYQQLLEIKAGLDKISSQFSSVDSDENLLKLLQALNNYEVQLAKIEQLLLR
- a CDS encoding RNA polymerase sigma factor, whose protein sequence is MKAQKSNFPENKESVDLNRVSGFSLVYDQYSPLIWKHIFLRVSLKEEANDLTAEVFLKTWEYLKSGRKIRQIKPFLYRAANNLVIDWYRSRKKIISLDQDLADQELKLEVDAKAEQKLIIKEELRDLMVKLDLLREKEKALLVMRFVDGLEIDEIAKILGKSKGAVRVGLHRALKSLTQADNKPK
- a CDS encoding ribonuclease H-like domain-containing protein yields the protein MNKLVFDIETAGEKFEDLDETSKELLDQRFKKRAQTEEELELFRTQLSFYPETSKIVAIGMLNPDTEKGTALYLAEKAGEAIQEKGIEYQPITSEKELLEKFWQIALSYEEFITFNGRGFDLPVLMVRSAVNGIRPAKNLMHNRYLSYQPTSVVHIDLFDQLSFYGARYNALGLHFWARAFGINSPKEELSGEKVTEYFYRGKRLEIAKYCMNDVFATAELYKKWDKYLRF
- a CDS encoding aldo/keto reductase → MQYRTLGKTGLKVSEIGFGTWQLANDPDMWVGADLNESLKCLFEFTERGGNFIDTAWVYGYSDDAPDRHPSEELIGKFLKLSGKRDRLIIATKIAPLNWKWPAWKNIPMTEVFTPERIENSVNDSLRSLGVGYIDLMQFHVWQDDFVREDWWKELIQKITKQGKVKHWGISINDYQPSNCLKTLDTGLISTVQFIFNIFHQKPTEKLLPYAKAKNIGLIARVPLDEGGLSGEINSKTVFQKGDFRGRYFNRERLVELEKRINDLKILLGKEVNSIPELALRYILSFDAVSTVISGMRKLEHVKNNVVVSDSRKLSSKMMLELQKHAWERNFYDNRDPALEETGFIEI
- the lysS gene encoding lysine--tRNA ligase is translated as MSTLEQLIKTREEKIKELKKRGINPYPAKIGVKGDLIKISQAKKSLDKIVLVAGRLWSLREHGAMVFADLKDSEEKIQLLFNQKNLAVNSDVQAGPSLGWGEIELLDRGDFLAVSGKVFKTKAGEITVEVTELQLLSKSLRPLPTEWYGLKDVEERYRKRYLDLLLNPGVRERFNLRTKIVSALREYLDGLGFWEAETPTLQPLYGGANAKPFKTHLNALHQDVYLRIADELYLKRLIVGGYEKVYEICKDFRNEGIDQTHFPEFTMVEYYQSYADYHQVMDVTEGLFKHIAKKVLNSTVIQVEDKSIDIGKKWQRITMLEAIKQVLGFNAAEHPPEFLKKYCRENKIELIDGETKGQLIFLIFEHLVAGKLIEPTWVLDYPKDVSPLAKQKSEDSDWVERFEGYIGGKEICDGWSELTDPREQRQRFETDVKTVRKDKEEAQQVDEDFLEAMEYGMPPLGGIGIGIDRLTMFFTNTWAIKETILFPTLKSKE